Part of the Gemmatimonadaceae bacterium genome is shown below.
TTGGTGTAGAAGTCGAGAAGGTCCGACATGGGACTTAGGGGCTAGGGATGAGGGCTCGAGCGCACCCGGACTATGCTGCGGGAAGAAAAGCCAATGAGCCGTTGGGTACGCGGCCGGCGAGAACAAGTCGACGGAAGAACTCCGTCAAGCCGGCCAGGTGATGATACGAAAGTCCGTAATCCAGGCCGGATAGGTACTCGAGACAGCTGTGGTGATCGACACCGGTCGTTACAGAAGCCTGCTCCGCCAGCATCTCCAGATGACGCAGGCCCCAGTCACGTGACTCGATGAGCGTGGCGTGCACGCCTAACGCATCGGCGACCGGCGTCGTTCGCTGCGCAACCCACACTGCGAACACGAACGGGAGTCCCGTCCAGCGCTTCCACTGCTCGCCCAGATCGTAGGCGTGTTGATAGCCAGCCGGGACACGGCGATGGGCGCGCAGGCGCGAGCCGAGCAGCAGCGCTGCGTCGCCGATGACGAGGCGTGCGTCGTGCTCGTCGTCACCGAAACGCTCGACGTCGATGATTTCCGCGTTCGCCGGCACGAACTGCGGCTGCACGTCCCATACGTGCTCGAACAACAGCTCGAGGAGTGCAACACTCGTCATCGAGCTGCGGCTCACGAGCACGCGACGGCCGTCCAGCTCTTCAGCCGGCCGCTTGGAGAACAGCAGCACGCTGCGCACCGGTCCGTCGCATGAGATCGCGAGATCGGGGAGCAACACGTAACGCTTCGCTTCGCGCGCGTACTCGACGGCGGACACCACACTGACATCCAGCGCGCCCGCCGCCATCTGCAGATTGAGTTCCGTTGGCACGCCATCAACGAGCGTCGCCTCGAGGCGGACGGCGCCACGATCGACGGCACCGTAGACGGGATAGCAGTTGATGTATGGAATGCGACCAACGCGCAACCGGACGTTAGGCATCGTCATCCTATGCGGCGACTGGAGCGCCGGCATGCGGGGCGACGCCATCGGGCGACGGATCGCCGTCGAACGTGCGGAGGACGCGATAAAACGAATCACGCTCGACCGGCACCTTCCCAGCGCCACGAATGAGGCGCAGAATCGCGTCGAGCGTCATCGCCTGAGCGGTATGCGCACCCGCCTCGTGATAGATCTTCTCACGGACCATGGTCCCCTCCATGTCGTTGACGCCGAAATGCAGTGACGTCTGCGAAATGAACGGAGTGACCATGACCCAATGGGTCTTCACGTGGTCGATGTTGTCGAGAAAGAGGCGGCCGACGGCGAGGTTCTTGAGGTCATCGAAGCCGCTCGTCGCCGTTCCCTCGCGATGCAACGCATGTCCGAGCTCGTTATTGTCCGGGTGGTACGCGAGCGGAATGTACGCAAGGAATCCGCCAGTCTCGTCCTGGAGGTCACGAAGCATGGCCAGGTGCGCTATGCGATCGGCGAAGGTTTCGACGTGGCCGTACAGCATCGTGCAGTTACTGCGGATGCCCAATTGATGTGCGACTCGGTGTACGTCGATCCATTCTTCACCCGCCAGTTTTTTGTCGGCAATCGTCGCCCGCACGCCCGCGCTGAAAACTTCAGCGCCGCCACCGGGCATCGTATCGAGCCCCGCCTCGCGCAGCGCGATGAGCGTTTCACGAATGCTCATCTTCTCGATACGTGCGATGTGTGCGATCTCGACGGCCGTGAGCGCCTTGATGTGCACGTGCGGGAAATTGGCCTTGAGCGCGCGGAACATTTCCGAGTAATACGCGAGCCCGGCTTTCATATCGAGCCCACCGACGATATGAAACTCACGGGTCAGTGTGCTATTGGCGGTCGCCGCTTCTTCCAGCACCTGCTCCAGCGTATAGCGATACGCGCCATCCTCCTTCGGCAGACGCGCATAGGAGCAGAACACGCACGTCCTGCGCAGCGTGCAGACATTCGTCGGATTGATGTGTTGGTTGGCGGCAAACAAAACGCGGTCGCCGTGCTTCGCACGGTTGACCGCGTTCGCCATCGCACCAATCGCGACGATATCGGGCGACGCGAAGAGCGCCACGCCGTCGTCGACCGTCAGCCGCTCGCCCGATTCGATCTTGTCGGCAATCCGGCCTAACGATTCATCGCCAATCAGCTTCCGGTCGAGCGGCACAGCGGCTGGCATCGCGTCCTCAGCCTCGGAACCGCCGCACCGCCAACGTAACGTTGTGGCCGCCGAAGCCAAAGCTATTGCTCAGGGCGATCTCGACGTCGCGGCGCACGGCACGGTTCGGCGTGTAGTTCAAATCGAGCTCCGGGTCCGGATGCTCATAGTTGATCGTCGGCGGTACGACGCAATCGCGCACCGCGAGTGTGCAGATGATGAACTCCACCGCGCCGGCGGCCCCGAGCATGTGACCCGTCATCGATTTCGTCGAGCTGACGTTGATGTCCGGCGCGACATCACCGAAGACGGCCTTGATCGCCTTCGTCTCGTTGAGGTCATTGGCGGGCGTCGACGTGCCATGCGCGTTGATGTAGTCGATGTCCGTGGCTTCGAGGTTGGCGTCGGCCATCGCACGGCGCATCGCACGCTGCGCGCCTTCGCCGTCCGGCGCCGGCGCAGTGAGATGATAGGCATCGCCAGTCGCACCATAGCCGACGATCTCGGCGTAGATGTGCGCGCCGCGCTTCTTCGCGTGCCCCAAGTCCTCGAGCACGACGACGCCCGCACCCTCCCCCATCACAAATCCGTCGCGCGTTTGATCGAAGGGCCGAGACGCCGTCTCCGGCGCGTCATTCCGCTCGGAGAGGGCTTTCATATTTGCGAATCCACCAATCGCCATCGGCGTCACCGTCGCTTCCGATCCGCCGGTGATGACGACGTCTGCGTCCCCATACTGGATCGTCCGGAAGGCATCGCCAATCGCGTGAGCGCTCGTGGCACACGCCGAAATCGTCGCGTAGTTTGGCCCCTTCGCGTTGTATCGCATCGAGACGAGACCGGCCGCGATATCGGCGATGAACATCGGGATAAAGAACGGGCTGATCTTACTTGGCCCGCGCTCGCGGTAGATGTCGTGCTGCTCCTCGAAGCTCTTGAGACCACCAATCCCACTGCCGAGGATAACTCCAACACGGTCCGGGTCGTACATCCCGGGATCGGTGAGCCCGGCGTCTGCCATCGCCTGCGCCGAGCCGGCGAGCGCGTACTGCGCGTAGGCATCGGCGCGCTTTGCCTCCTTGCGATCCATGTACTGCAACGGGTCAAAGCCCTTCACCTCGCACGCGAAGCGCACCGGGAATTTCGAGGGGTCGAACTTCGTGATCGGACCCGCCCCGGGAACGCCGTCGATGAGCGCACGCCAAGCCGCCGCCACGTCGTTGCCGACGGGCGTGATCGCCCCTAGGCCGGTGACGACGACCCGACGCTTCATCAGACCGCAACCTTGTCGTTGAGGTATTTGATCGCGTCGCCGACTGTCCGAAGCTTCTCGGCATCCTCGTCCGGGATGTCGATGTTGAACTCCTTCTCGAACTCCATCACCAGTTCCACGATGTCGAGGCTGTCCGCACCAAGGTCCTCGATGAAGCTTGCGTCATCGGAGAGCTTCTCGCGTTCGACGCCGAGCTCCTTCTCGATGATGTCGCGGACTTTCTGCGCGTTGTTGTCGGCCATGGGCGTGCGTCCTCCCCTCTGCGGTTGACGGTATTACGGGAAATCTACTGTGCCATGAAGGCGGATGTCACATGACCATCCCGCCATCCACTACGATGACTTGTCCGGTGATGTACGCCGCGTGATCCGAGGCGAGAAAACCGACAATTCCAGCAACGTCGTTGGGAGTGCCCAGACGCTCCAGCGGTATCTGGTGCGACAATGCGGTGCGGGCTTCTGGCGTCATTGCCGCCGTCATGTCCGTCTCGATAAATCCGGGCGCGACGACGTTAGCCAAGATATTGCGCGACGCCAACTCCTTCGCCACCGATTTCGTGAGTCCGATCAACCCAGCCTTGCTCGCGGCGTAGTTGGCTTGGCCCTTATTGCCGACGATGCCGACGACGCTCGCGATGTTGATCACCCGTCCCCAGCGGCGCTTCATCATGCCCCGCGTTGCCGCGCGAATCGCGACGAATGCCCCGCGCAGATTCGCGTCGACGACGGCATCCCAATCATCGTCTTTGAGTCGCATCAGCAGGTTGTCGCGCGTGAGCCCCGCATTATTGACCAGAATATCGACAGCGCCCAGCGATTTCTCGACGTCGCTGACGAGCTGCATGACTGATTCGACGTTCCCAACGTCGCACGCGAACCCCTGTGAAGTGCCGGTTGGAAGCTCCGTCGCAACAGCGTCGGCACGCGCCTTATCCCTGCCGACGACCGCGACCTTCGCACCGCTGTGCGCCAACGTCTCAGCGATGGCCCGGCCGATGCCGCGCGTGCTGCCGGTGACCAGTGCCGAGCGGCCGGAGAGGTCGATCTTCACGACGTTACCAGCCCGAGAAGCTGCTCCACTTCGGCGACTGTCCCGCACGACGCAGTCTTCACCGATGGCGCAATCTTGCGTACAAGACCAACGAGGACGGTGCCTGGGCCCATTTCGACGAACAGCGCATTCGGGAAGTCGCAGGCGATCGACTGTACTTCCTCGGTCCATCGCACGGGACTCGTGAGTTGGCTGACGAGCCGCTCGCGTGCATCGGAGGCCGCTGTGACCGGCTTACCGTCCAAATTCGCGTAAACAGGAAATGCGGGATCCGCGACGGCGGTAGCCTCGAGGATCTCGGTGAGCCCGCGCTCGGCGCTCTTCATGAGCGGGGAGTGGAAGGCGCCGCTCACGTTCAAGCGCATCGCGCGCTTCGCCCCGGACTCCTTCGCGAGCGCCATCGCCCGCTCGACGCCATCGATCTCGCCACTGATGACGATCTGATCGGGCGTGTTGTAGTTCGCCGGCACCACGAGCCCCGCGTCCTTCGAGGCGCGCGCACAGAGGTCCTCGATCGGGTCACGGAGCGTACCGAGGATTGCCGCCATGGCCCCGGGTCGTTCGGCACCGGCCTGATACATCAGCTCGCCGCGGCGCCTAACGATCCGGAAGGCGTCGTCCAATGGCAGCGCGGAGGCGGCGTGATACGCGGAGAATTCACCTAACGAGTGACCAGCGGCGGCGCGAACTCGCGAGCCGATGCGCTCGCGGGCCACCGCCCACAGCGCCGCGCCGTGGGCGAGCAGCGCCGGCTGCGCGTTGTGCGTGAGCGTGAGCTGCTCGGCGGGACCCTCGAAGCACAACCGGCTGAGGCGCGCGCCTAACACCTCGTCAGCGCGATCGAAGACCGCGCGAGCCTCTGGAAAGGTCTCGGCGAGATCCTTCCCCATGCCCGGCTTCTGCGATCCCTGGCCGGGAAACAGCAGGACGATGTCCATGCTAGAAGCGCAGTACCATCGACGCCCACGTGAAGCCAGCACCAAACGCGACGAGGAGAACGTTCATGCCCTCCTTGATGCGTCCGTTTTCGAGCGCCTCGTCGAGCGCGATCGCGACCGAGGCCGAAGACGTGTTACCGTAGCGGTCCACGTTGACGTAGACCTTTTCCATCGAGACGTTCGCGTGCTTCGCGGTTGCCTCGATGATACGAACGTTGGCCTGGTGCGGAATGAGCAAGTCGATGTCCTTGCCGGTGAGCTTGGCGCCATCGAGGGCGCGATCGCAGGCATCGGCCATCGAGCGCACGGCGTGCTTGAACACCTCGCGACCGGCCATCTTCACATACTGGCTGCGCGCCTGCAGCACTTCATCCGAGAAGGGCATGCAAGCGCCACCCGCCGGCCTATAGAGCAGATTCGCGAGCGTGCCGTCGCTGCGCATGTACGTGCTCAGAATCCCCTTGTGATGCTTCGCGCGGCGCAGCACCGCTGCGCCCGCGCCATCGCCAAAGAGCACGCACGTCGAGCGATCCTGCCAATCGATGATCGAGCTCATTTTCTCGGAACCGACCACGAGCACTGTCTCGGCGGTTCCGGTCGAGATCATTCCCTCGCCAATCGCGGCGGCGAAGATGAAACCAGCGCAAGCAGCGCCGATGTCGAAGGCCGCGGCTCGAGTCGCGCCGAGCTCCGCTTGCAGGTCGACAGCAGTTGCTGGGAGCAGCCGGTCCGGCGTCGCGGTGCTGAGCACGATCGCGTCGATCTCGCCCTCGCTGACGCCGGCACGGTGCATTGCCTGACGAGCGGCGGCAGCGGCCATCGTCGTCGTCGATTCGCCCTGACGCGCAATGTGTCGCTGCTTGATGCCCGTACGCTCGGTGATCCACTCGTCGGTCGTTTCGATGCCGATCTTCGCGAAATCGAAGTTTGTCATCACGGTCGCGGGGAGACCGCGGCCAGTGCCAGCGATCGCTGCAATGGGACGTCTCATGCCGCTTCTCCCTCGCCGGCAACGGATTGCAGGCCACGTCCGATGTGCTCGTTCATGTGTGACTCCACGGCGCGCACGGCGACGCCGATTGCATTCTTGATCGCACGCGGTGACGACTTGCCGTGTGAGATAATACTCACACCGCGGACGCCCAGGAGCGGTGCGCCACCATGCTCGGAGTAATCGAGGTCCTTGAGGGCAGCCGTTAGGCGCTGGGGCTCGACCCCGGCGCGTTTGAGGATGCCGAGCATCATCGGCGCAACGGCCTCGTAGAACTTGAGCACGACGTTGCCGACAAAGCCGTCGCACACGACAACGTCGATCGCGCCGCGATCGCATTGGCCCGCGGGCAGGTCACGACCTTCGACGTTCCCAACGAAGTTGAGCCCCGCACCCCGAAGCAGCTCATGGGCCTCCTTCACGACGGCGTTTCCCTTCTCCGGCTCTTCGCCGATGCTGAGCAATCCGACGGCGGGGTTGTCGCGGCCGAGGATGTCTTCGACGTACACGGCACCGAGGCGCGCGAACTGCACCAGCTCGTCCGCCGAACAGTCGACGTTCGCGCCGGAGTCGAGCACGACGATGGGCTTGCGCGACGTCGGAAAGATCGTGGCGATCGCCGGTCGCTTCAGCCCTTCGTGCAGCTTGAGGATGATCATCGACGCGGCCATCTGTGCGCCGGTATTCCCGGCCGACACAAAACCGTCCGATTGGCCCTCGGCCTGGAGTCGCAGCCCCACGACCATCGAGCTGTTCGGCTTACTGCGCACCGCCACGCCAGGCTTATCGGCCATATCGATGACCTCCGGCGCCTCGACGACCTCGATGCGACTCCGTAAGTCCCGCGAGTGACCAGCAAACTCGCCGGTGAACAGGTCGTGCAGCTCGCGCTCAACGACGCTCGTCTGCCCAACGAGCTGAATCGTATGAGCCGCCTCGAGCTCGGTGAGCGATTGGAGCGCCCCGGCGACGGTTGCGCGTGGGGCAAAGTCGCCACCCATGGCGTCCAAGGCGATCCGAGCCAAGGCTACGCTTCCCGCGCTTCGACCCGCTGCTCACCGGCGTAGTAGCCGCACTCCGGACAGACGTGGTGCGGGCGCTTCATTGCCTGGCACTGGGGACACTTCTGAAGCGCAATCACCGGCGCCGTCTTGTGCGTGTTGCGGGCGCGCTTCTTTCGCTTTGAGGTGCGTCTCTTCGGAACGGCCATCGTCGTGGAGGTAGTTAGAGAATCGATAATCGAGAGGGAGCGCTCAGCGCGACTCGCCACCGCTCCGTCGCTTCTGCTTCGTCTGCTGCATCGAGGCGTCGTCAGCGTTACCCGTCGTTATGGAACGTAGCGCGTCCCACCGCCCGTCGACCGAGACCTGTGGTGGGCAGGCGCAGTCACCAAGATTGAGATCGGCGCCGCACGTTGGGCAGAGTCCTTTGCAGTTTTCCTTGCAAAGAACAAAGCCGGGAACCGCGAGGAGCCACTGCTCGCGCACTGCAGGCCGGAGATCCACTTCATCGGCTCGCGCGTCGAGCGCGTAGACGTCGGGATTGTCCGCTTCCTCGTCATCGGCGTCGACGAAGATCACATGTTCCTCGGCCGCCACGTGCGCCGATGCGTCCGAGAGACACCGGCGACACGGCATGACCACATCGCCCTCGATGCGGCCGTGCCAGTAGTATCTCCCGGCGCCGGCGGTAGAGAGCCGTCCCGTGACGTGCAGCGGTCCCGACGGTCGTGGGTCCTCGCCCTGCCAAATCGCGTCGTCAGGCGCGAGCATGGCATCGACCGCGACGCCGTGGTGCTCGAGGGACCGAATGTCAAAGGACAGCATAGCCGGGAAAACTATCCACGCGCGGCGCGAGTTACAAGTGAATGAGGGACTAGAGTTTAGGGGCTGAAGGTTAGGGCAGAATTCGGAACGAAGCGTTTCATTCGGTAAATCGCTAGGCCCTAGTCTCTAGCCATTAGCGCCTCGCCCTGATCAGCTCCGTCTCCGAGAAGAAGAATCTGGCCTCCCGCGCGGCATTCTCGTCGCTATCGGATGCGTGAATCGCGTTTCTCTCCTTTGACTCCGCGTAGAGCTTTCGCACAGTGCCTTCGGCTGCCTCCTTCGGATCGGTCGCGCCGATCGCGGCGCGCAACGACGCGACGGCGTCGCGCTTCTCGAGGACCATCGGCATCGCGGGGCCGGAAGTCATGAACGCGACGAGCGGTCCATAAAACGGCCGCTCTCGATGAACGGCGTAGAACTCCTTTGCCTCGTCATCGGTGAGCAGCGTGACGCGCGCGGCGCGCACGCGAAAGCCCTGTTGCTCCAGGTGCGCGATGATCTTTCCTGCCTTGCCGTTGCCAAATGCGTCGGGCTTGATGATCGCGAGCGTGAAATTGCCGGCCATTGTGGGTTCTCGAGATCAGGGTGCAATGAGTTTGCGAACGATGTCGCCGCGCGTGAGAAAGCCGACGAGGCGCCCGCCGCGGACGACAGGTACCCGTTCGACATCCTTGTTGGTCATGAGCGCGGCCACTTCGGCCAACGATTGCTCGGGGGCGACGCAGAGCACCTGACGCGTCATTACGTCGCGCACGGTGCGCGCGCCAGACGCGCCAGGTGGTGTGAAGCGCGAACTCCGCGTGAGCATCGCCGTCGATATGAAATGGCGCATCAGCTCGCGCTCGCTGAGGAGGCCGAGGAGGCCATCGTCTTCGTCGACGACCGGCAGCGCGCTCAATCCCGAGGAGAGCATCTCGCGCGCAGCATCGGGGAGCGGCATATCTGGCGTCGTCGTGCGCGGACGCTCTGTCATGAGATCGCGCACGGTGAGCTCCTCCGGGAGATTGAACTCCTCGAGCGCGCTCAGCGCGGCGAGCTCTTCGGCGCTTTCGGCGGCGAGAATCGAATCGACGGCGTCGGGCTGCGAGAGCAACAGCGCGAACGCACGGACCACTTGCAGGTGCCGGGCCGCCTCACGAGGCGGGGCGACAACGAGTACAACGACACGGGCGTGTGCGTCGTCCGTGCTTCGAACAATCGGCTCGGGCGCGACGCCGAGCGCGACTCGCAATGCGCCAACGCAATCCGCGCGAAAGTGCAAGAGAAACGCACGATCGCCGACGACGACGAGATCCTTGTCGCGGGATTCGTCGAGACGTCGCCGAAGCTTGGCGGCGTCGCGCACCGCCGGCTCGTCCACGCGCGCGAGCAAAGCGTCGGCCGCTTCGACAAGCGTGGATGGGAGCGGTACGACAACGCGCTCGGCGGAAACAAAATCGCCCAGCTTCATGAAGTCGTTAGGCGAGTCGTTCCCGCAGCAAGTCGACGAAGTCCTTCGGCCGCTTGGCGACGCCCATCCCTGCCTGCTCGAACGCGGCGACTTTTTCTGCTGCCGTGCCGGACGAACCCGAAATGATGGCGCCGGCGTGACCCATGCGTCGACCGGGCGGCGCCGTCTGTCCGGCAATGAATCCGACGACCGGCTTCTTCATCCGTTCCCTCACGAAGCGCGCGGCGTCTTGCTCGTCGGTGCCACCGATCTCGCCCATCATCGCGATGGCCTGCGTTCCAGGATCTGCCTCGAAGGCAGCGAGGCAATCGATGAAATTCGTCCCGTTGATCGGGTCACCGCCGATGCCGACGCATGTCGACTGCCCGAGGCCTGCGCGCGTGAGCTGATATACAACTTCGTAAGTCAGCGTTCCCGAGCGGCTCACGACACCGATGTTGCCTGGCGTGCAGATGCGACCAGGTATGATCCCGACTTTCGAGCGACCAGGTGTGATGAGGCCTGGACAGTTCGGTCCAATGAGCCGAGCGCCGTGCTCCTTCACGAACGGATAGACTCTGGTCATGTCGAGGACGGGAACGCCTTCGGTGATGGCAACGATCAGCTTGATGCCGGCGTCCGCCGCTTCCATGATCGCGTCGGCGGCAAACATCGGCGGCACGTAGATCACCGACGTGTTCGCGCTCGTCTCGGCGACGGCGCTCGCCACGGTGTCGAAAACGGGCACCGTGTTCTCGAATCGCTGACCGCCCTTCCCGGGCGTGACGCCAGCGACTACACAGGTGCCGTACTCGAGCATCTGCTTGGCATGGAACGAGCCGTCGCGGCCGGTGATCCCCTGCACGACAAGCGTCGTGCCGCTGTCGATGAAGATGCTCACGCGGCCTTCCCTCCCTTTGCCAGTTCCACGGCGCGCCTCACGGCTTCGTCCATGTCGGTCATCGCGGAGAAGCCATTCTCCTTGAGAATCTTGACCGCGATCTCTTCGTTGGTGCCCGTTAGGCGAATGACAATCGGGAGCTTGAGTGGATTCAGCTTCGTCGCCATGACGATGCCATTCGCAACGTCATCTGTCCGAGTGATTCCGCCGAAGATATTGAAGAGAATTGCTTTCACGCTCGGGTCACTTGTAATGATGCGGAGCGCGCTGACGACCTTCTCCGGATTCGACGAGCCCCCGATGTCGAGAAAGTTCGCGGGCTCGCCGCCGTAGTACTTCACCAGGTCCATCGTTGCCATTGCGAGTCCTGCGCCGTTCACGCAACAGCCGACGTTTCCGTCGAGCTTGATGAACGTCAGCCCTGCCTCACGCGCCTGCACCTCACTCGGCGCCTCCGCCGTTGGATCGCGCAGCGCTTCGATTTCCGGATGTCGCTCGAGCTCGTTGTCGTCGATCACCATTTTCGCATCGAGCGCGACGACGTCGCCGGCCGGCGTCGTGACCAGCGGGTTGATCTCAGCCAACGAACAACCGCTCTGCATAAACGCCATGTAGAGCTGCTGCATGATTTTGCCGGCGGCTCTCACCTTCTTTACGTCTTCGAACAGAAAGAAACCGAGCCGCGTCGCCTGGAACGGCAACAAGCCATAACGCGTATCGACCGGCAGCTTGAGAATCTTGTCGGGCGTCGAGGCGGCGACTTCTTCGATATCGATACCGCCCGCAGGGCTCACCATGAACACCGGTTTCTTCGCCGCGCGATCGACGATGATCCCGACATACGCTTCCGACGCGATGTCGGCGGCGGGCGTGACGAGCACTTGGTGCACCGTCAACCCCTTGATCTGCATGCCGAGAATCTTGGTCGCGATCGCCTTCGCCTCGTCAGGCGTCTTCGCGAGCTTCACGCCGCCAGCTTTGCCGCGGCCCCCCGCGTGCACCTGCGCTTTGACGACGACGGTCCCGCCGAACTCGCGCGCGATCGCCGCGGCCTCGTCAGGCGTCCTTGCTACACGGCCTGGTGGAATCGGCACGCCTACGCGCCGCAGAATGTCTTTCGCTTGAAATTCGTGAATGTTCACACGTGCTCCGCACTCGGTGCTGTTGTCGTAATCGTCGTTCCTGCTTCTCCCCGCACAGCTTCCCGGCCCTTCTCCAACGCGGTGATGATCGCACGGCCGCCCGTGCGGCGCGCGAAATCCACCGCCGCGCGAATCTTCGGCGCCATGCTGCCCTCGCCGAAGGCGCCATCACGGTCCATCTGCACCGCTTCTTCAATTGTGAGGCGCGGCAGCGCCCGCTGTTGCGGCGTGCCCCAGTCGGCGTATACCGCGTCGACATCGGTGAGGATCAGCAACAGGTCGGCGCCGAGATCGCGCGCGAGTACGGCTGCCGCCAGATCCTTGTCGACGACCGCGTCGAGCCCCTCCCAACCTAGTCGAGGATCGTCGTAAATGGGTGCCCCGCCGCCACCGCCAGCGATGACCACGGTGCCCGCGTCGAGCAGCCGACGTATGGATGGGAGCTCGTGAACGGCGAGCGGCCTCGGGCTACCGACGACGCGTCGCAAGCGACCGTGACCGTCAGACTTCACGGCGAAGCCAGCGCGTTGGAGCTCGTCGGCGCGTTCTTCCGGCAGCTCGCGGCCGATGAACTTGGTTGGATTCTGCAGCGCGGGATCGTTGGGATCGACGACGACCTGGGTGACGATGGTCGCGACATCACGCGGAGTGCCCGCCCGGCGAAGCGCGTTGTCGATCGACTGCTGAATCATGTAGCCGATCCACCCCGCCGTGGCGGCGACGAGCACGCCGAGGGGAAGCGGCGGCGCATCGTACCTTGCGATCTCGTTCCGAACGAGCTCATCTCCGACTTGCGGCCCATTTCCGTGAACGACGCAGACGCTCCAGCCGGCGTTCACAAGGTCGACGATCGGGCCAAGGCTGGCGCGCGCGTGCCGGAACTGATCATAGACGTTCGAACGCTCGCCGGCCGGTGCGAGGGCGTTGCCGCCGAGCGCAATCACGGCTGTGCTGACTGACTCGTTAGGCGAGTCAGACTCGCTCATCGCGCTCCATTGCCCGCAAGCAACTTGCCCAGCTCATCGAACGCCTGGCCGAAGCCGGACCAGTCGCCGCGGCGCAAGGCTTCTCTCATCCGCGCGTAGAGCGCCGCGGCACGCGCGCGGACGTCGGTCGCCGTCGAGGTCCTCGCCGCTGCCGGTGGTGCGACCGGCGTGCCCGCCACCTGTGCGAGCGACGCGCCCGTGCGCACGCTGTCGTCCATGAGCACTCCGACGTGAAGGAGCGTGGGCGAACTCTGCGCGCGCCACGAGTACGTGGGCTGTGCAAATGCCACGGTGCCCGGCAGTGGGAGCGCGCGAATCGGCCCGTGAGCAATCGTTGCGTCGCGAACGCTGCCCCCTGACGCGCTATCGACGACATGCAAACGATCGAGCACGGCCGCCCACTTGAGACCGAGTTGCGGGGATTCGTGCCAGAGCGTGCGATGGTCGCTCCCGCCCATGCCGATAATGATTCCGCGCACGCGGTCGTTCGCGTCGACGACGACGAGGCTGACGGCAGTCACCCCGGCACGCGGTAACACGAACTCGGGTGTGCCTCCGGCGAGGGCGCTATCGGCGCCGTCGATCGCGACGAGTCGTCGAGGGACGTCGCTGTCAGCGCGCGTGCCATATTCCGCGAACGCTTCGCCCTGTGCGCGAAGGCCATCGATGGCCGGCGGCACCGCACTGCGCAGGGAGGCGGGCAGCACCGACCACGTCACGAACAAGGTCGGGAAGCGCCTGATCCAGGTCAGGGCGAGCGCCCCAGGGTTCGTGTCGGCGACGACGAAGCTCTCGCCCGTTGCCGCGTATACGATCGCGGTGGCGGC
Proteins encoded:
- a CDS encoding carbamate kinase, which codes for MSESDSPNESVSTAVIALGGNALAPAGERSNVYDQFRHARASLGPIVDLVNAGWSVCVVHGNGPQVGDELVRNEIARYDAPPLPLGVLVAATAGWIGYMIQQSIDNALRRAGTPRDVATIVTQVVVDPNDPALQNPTKFIGRELPEERADELQRAGFAVKSDGHGRLRRVVGSPRPLAVHELPSIRRLLDAGTVVIAGGGGGAPIYDDPRLGWEGLDAVVDKDLAAAVLARDLGADLLLILTDVDAVYADWGTPQQRALPRLTIEEAVQMDRDGAFGEGSMAPKIRAAVDFARRTGGRAIITALEKGREAVRGEAGTTITTTAPSAEHV
- the ndk gene encoding nucleoside-diphosphate kinase; this translates as MAGNFTLAIIKPDAFGNGKAGKIIAHLEQQGFRVRAARVTLLTDDEAKEFYAVHRERPFYGPLVAFMTSGPAMPMVLEKRDAVASLRAAIGATDPKEAAEGTVRKLYAESKERNAIHASDSDENAAREARFFFSETELIRARR
- the sucC gene encoding ADP-forming succinate--CoA ligase subunit beta codes for the protein MNIHEFQAKDILRRVGVPIPPGRVARTPDEAAAIAREFGGTVVVKAQVHAGGRGKAGGVKLAKTPDEAKAIATKILGMQIKGLTVHQVLVTPAADIASEAYVGIIVDRAAKKPVFMVSPAGGIDIEEVAASTPDKILKLPVDTRYGLLPFQATRLGFFLFEDVKKVRAAGKIMQQLYMAFMQSGCSLAEINPLVTTPAGDVVALDAKMVIDDNELERHPEIEALRDPTAEAPSEVQAREAGLTFIKLDGNVGCCVNGAGLAMATMDLVKYYGGEPANFLDIGGSSNPEKVVSALRIITSDPSVKAILFNIFGGITRTDDVANGIVMATKLNPLKLPIVIRLTGTNEEIAVKILKENGFSAMTDMDEAVRRAVELAKGGKAA
- the rpmF gene encoding 50S ribosomal protein L32; the encoded protein is MAVPKRRTSKRKKRARNTHKTAPVIALQKCPQCQAMKRPHHVCPECGYYAGEQRVEAREA
- a CDS encoding DUF177 domain-containing protein, coding for MLSFDIRSLEHHGVAVDAMLAPDDAIWQGEDPRPSGPLHVTGRLSTAGAGRYYWHGRIEGDVVMPCRRCLSDASAHVAAEEHVIFVDADDEEADNPDVYALDARADEVDLRPAVREQWLLAVPGFVLCKENCKGLCPTCGADLNLGDCACPPQVSVDGRWDALRSITTGNADDASMQQTKQKRRSGGESR
- the plsX gene encoding phosphate acyltransferase PlsX, translated to MARIALDAMGGDFAPRATVAGALQSLTELEAAHTIQLVGQTSVVERELHDLFTGEFAGHSRDLRSRIEVVEAPEVIDMADKPGVAVRSKPNSSMVVGLRLQAEGQSDGFVSAGNTGAQMAASMIILKLHEGLKRPAIATIFPTSRKPIVVLDSGANVDCSADELVQFARLGAVYVEDILGRDNPAVGLLSIGEEPEKGNAVVKEAHELLRGAGLNFVGNVEGRDLPAGQCDRGAIDVVVCDGFVGNVVLKFYEAVAPMMLGILKRAGVEPQRLTAALKDLDYSEHGGAPLLGVRGVSIISHGKSSPRAIKNAIGVAVRAVESHMNEHIGRGLQSVAGEGEAA
- the sucD gene encoding succinate--CoA ligase subunit alpha — translated: MSIFIDSGTTLVVQGITGRDGSFHAKQMLEYGTCVVAGVTPGKGGQRFENTVPVFDTVASAVAETSANTSVIYVPPMFAADAIMEAADAGIKLIVAITEGVPVLDMTRVYPFVKEHGARLIGPNCPGLITPGRSKVGIIPGRICTPGNIGVVSRSGTLTYEVVYQLTRAGLGQSTCVGIGGDPINGTNFIDCLAAFEADPGTQAIAMMGEIGGTDEQDAARFVRERMKKPVVGFIAGQTAPPGRRMGHAGAIISGSSGTAAEKVAAFEQAGMGVAKRPKDFVDLLRERLA
- a CDS encoding CBS domain-containing protein — encoded protein: MKLGDFVSAERVVVPLPSTLVEAADALLARVDEPAVRDAAKLRRRLDESRDKDLVVVGDRAFLLHFRADCVGALRVALGVAPEPIVRSTDDAHARVVVLVVAPPREAARHLQVVRAFALLLSQPDAVDSILAAESAEELAALSALEEFNLPEELTVRDLMTERPRTTTPDMPLPDAAREMLSSGLSALPVVDEDDGLLGLLSERELMRHFISTAMLTRSSRFTPPGASGARTVRDVMTRQVLCVAPEQSLAEVAALMTNKDVERVPVVRGGRLVGFLTRGDIVRKLIAP